The Coffea arabica cultivar ET-39 chromosome 8e, Coffea Arabica ET-39 HiFi, whole genome shotgun sequence genome window below encodes:
- the LOC113703796 gene encoding uncharacterized protein: MVCLVKITNIGLIRRFCLLHILLTDYRIYPKRNLESSSVELSFITALTECRYLREISVANNPLTGVLPVSIGNLSSSMEEIYAGGCKMKGRIPKTVGNLSNLRVLGLQEDPSSGSIPSTVKGLQMLQGLSIESNLTSLRYLYLASNRITSYVPDSLWSLKDLLGFIVSLNFLTGSLPSEIGLSKVATWIDLSVNQFSNNIPRRIGDLKNLNHLSLAYNNFEGTIPEWINNMLSLEYLDLSRTLQSLSYFNVSFNYLQGHIPSNGPFKNFTSESFISNDALCGSSRFHVPASQTPSIHKSRTKKVLQTKLLVFGVSAITVGVALAFLFFRYIKKEKVPNGTNLFSLTAKGRISYYELLQATNGYDESNLPSFGSVYKGILANGICVAIKVFNLQLEYSFKSFTRECEALSSLRHRNLTKAIGVCSNDDFN; encoded by the exons ATGGTTTGTCTAGTAAAAATAACGAATATTGGACTCATACGTCGCTTTTGTCTGCTTCACATCCTGCTTACAG ATTATAGGATCTATCCAAAGAGAAATCTGGAATCTTCATCGGTGGAGTTAAGCTTCATCACTGCGTTAACAGAATGCAGATACCTGAGAGAAATTTCAGTGGCTAATAACCCGTTAACTGGTGTTCTTCCAGTTTCTATAGGAAACCTTTCTTCTTCTATGGAAGAGATTTATGCAGGTGGCTGTAAAATGAAGGGAAGAATTCCAAAAACTGTTGGCAATCTAAGCAATTTGAGAGTGCTAGGTCTACAAGAGGATCCCTCGTCTGGATCAATTCCAAGTACAGTCAAAGGGTTGCAAATGCTTCAAGGATTATCTATAGAAA GTAATCTTACTTCTCTCAGGTATCTTTATCTAGCTTCCAACAGAATAACTTCTTATGTGCCTGACAGTTTGTGGAGCCTCAAAGATCTGTTGGGATTTATTGTGTCATTGAATTTCTTGACTGGCTCTCTACCTTCAGAGATTGGACTGTCGAAGGTTGCGACATGGATAGATTTGTCGGTGAATCAGTTCTCAAATAACATTCCTAGAAGAATTGGAGATTTAAAAAACTTGAATCATCTTTCTTTGGCATATAACAACTTTGAAGGTACCATTCCTGAGTGGATCAATAACATGCTAAGTTTGGAATATTTGGACCTATCGCGAACACTTCAATCTCTCAGCTACTTCAATGTCTCTTTCAATTATTTACAGGGGCATATTCCATCTAATGGccctttcaagaatttcactagtGAATCTTTTATCTCCAATGATGCATTATGTGGATCATCTAGGTTTCATGTTCCAGCAAGCCAAACTCCTTCAATTCACAAATCAAGGACAAAGAAAGTGCTTCAAACTAAGTTGTTAGTGTTTGGAGTTTCGGCAATAACTGTTGGTGTAGCCTTGGCATTTTTGTTCTTTCGATACATAAAGAAGGAGAAGGTTCCTAATGGAACTAATTTGTTCTCCTTGACAGCAAAAGGAAGGATTTCGTATTATGAACTACTACAAGCAACCAATGGTTATGATGAAAGCAACCTACCAAGTTTTGGATCTGTTTACAAAGGGATTCTAGCTAATGGAATTTGTGTGGCCATAAAGGTGTTCAATTTACAGTTGGAATATTCATTCAAGAGTTTCACCAGAGAATGTGAAGCCTTAAGCAGTCTTAGGCACAGAAATCTGACCAAAGCCATCGGTGTATGCTCTAATGATGACTTCAATTAA
- the LOC113704265 gene encoding disease resistance protein RPM1-like has protein sequence MAETVLSFVLRQLSTFLREEGRLLGRRRREVQFIRDELEQMRAFLREAEAKEEDAQPTLQQWIKQVRDAAYDTEDILDEFVARFARHPATGFYGSVRRIFSSIKNLRARHRVASEIQSIQSRIKSISEGHQRYQSEYGISAQASNSLSAVNNTTWRYSRDDALLVEEAKLVGIDQPKNHLISELLEADDHQLKVVSVVGMGGLGKTTLVKRVHEDPEVRRHFPVRAWVTVSQTCDFQYLLKDLIRQLHEGKKPVPQSIESLNTTELKKFVKDFLQQAGRYAIVFDDVWDVEFWNIIKFALPESTHGNRVMLTTRKADVASASCTESLGYIHRMEPLSFEDSWTLFCNKIFKGNSCPGHLMDVAKVILVKCEGLPLAILAISGLLALKDVNRTEEWEMVRCSLGGELEGTGKLDRVEKILSLSYSDLPLHLKTCLLYTSIYPEDYQIECYRLINLWIAERFVEWREGMRIEDVAWGYLSELISRSLIQVTEMFYEGLPDYCRIHDLLREVILLKSREQNMITITTGQPTMWPSEKVRRLVVHSSSSNNTQHHQQRPNYCFDHLRSFVTVGSTDPVLSKMLLSEISRNSKLLKVLDLSDQETQEELPNEIFKMFHLKHLNLYGTGVERVPKAIGKLQHLEHLNLGNTRVRGLPMEILKLQKLRVLRGYQLVDSSDHDYGSHGFKAPSNIGGLLALEILNCVDASSGSTIIKEIGKLTQLRELRITKLRREDGKELCSSLANIPSLRELSVDSIGKGVDHEIIDLNHYHPSLSSSSSLFLQFLRLLILRGRLEKMPQWVARLHGLVRLDLNWSGLRGEEDPLESLQHLPNLSKINFCGSYQGEGLCFKAGGFLNLKWMHLKRLEGLRWMRVEKGALPRLQILSLQLLPLLEELPLGIQHLIQLQRLYLYEMSSQLREKLLENQKEESEDYTRIAHIPEILIGYYTDDGEWRRRSLWAKEKKKKKT, from the coding sequence atgGCAGAAACAGTTCTCTCTTTTGTTCTGCGTCAACTCTCAACTTTTCTGCGCGAGGAGGGACGACTATTGGGACGGCGTCGGCGAGAGGTCCAATTCATCAGGGATGAGTTGGAGCAAATGAGAGCTTTCCTGCGAGAGGcagaagcaaaagaagaagatgCTCAACCCACGCTCCAACAATGGATCAAGCAAGTGCGAGATGCTGCTTATGACACTGAGGACATTCTTGATGAATTTGTAGCTCGCTTTGCTCGGCATCCCGCAACAGGATTCTACGGCTCTGTTCGGAGAATTTTCAGCTCCATCAAGAATTTGAGAGCTCGTCATCGAGTTGCTAGCGAAATACAAAGCATCCAGTCCAGAATCAAAAGTATTTCTGAAGGTCATCAAAGATACCAATCCGAATATGGTATCTCTGCCCAAGCGTCCAACTCACTTTCGGCTGTGAACAACACAACCTGGCGCTATAGCAGAGATGATGCGCTGCTTGTGGAAGAAGCTAAATTAGTTGGCATTGACCAGCCCAAGAACCATCTAATTTCTGAGCTCCTCGAAGCGGATGATCACCAACTGAAAGTTGTTTCAGTGGTTGGTATGGGAGGACTTGGCAAAACTACCCTAGTGAAAAGAGTCCACGAGGATCCTGAAGTCAGAAGGCATTTCCCAGTTCGTGCTTGGGTAACTGTCTCTCAAACGTGTGACTTTCAGTACCTCCTGAAAGACTTGATTCGGCAGTTACACGAGGGGAAGAAACCAGTCCCACAATCTATCGAGTCTTTGAATACCACCGAGCTGAAAaaatttgtcaaagattttcttcaaCAAGCTGGAAGGTATGCAATTGTTTTTGATGATGTATGGGACGTGGAATTTTGGAATATCATCAAATTTGCACTGCCAGAGAGTACCCACGGCAACCGTGTCATGTTAACAACTCGAAAAGCTGATGTAGCTTCTGCCTCTTGTACAGAATCTCTAGGCTATATCCACAGAATGGAGCCACTGTCCTTTGAAGATTCGTGGACCTTGTTTTGTAACAAGATCTTTAAGGGAAATAGTTGCCCTGGCCATTTGATGGATGTTGCCAAAGTTATATTGGTTAAATGTGAGGGCTTGCCTCTTGCGATTCTTGCAATCAGTGGGCTTTTGGCTTTGAAAGATGTAAACAGAACAGAGGAATGGGAGATGGTTCGATGCAGTCTTGGGGGTGAATTAGAAGGCACTGGTAAGCTAGACAGAGTTGAAAAGATACTCTCTCTCAGTTATAGTGATTTGCCTTTGCATCTAAAGACGTGTCTGTTGTACACAAGCATCTACCCAGAGGATTATCAAATAGAATGCTATAGACTAATTAATTTGTGGATTGCTGAAAGGTTTGTAGAATGGAGAGAAGGAATGAGAATTGAAGATGTAGCCTGGGGTTATCTCAGTGAACTCATCAGCAGAAGCCTAATTCAAGTAACTGAAATGTTTTATGAAGGATTACCCGACTATTGTCGAATTCATGACCTTTTGAGAGAAGTTATTCTTCTCAAGTCAAGGGAACAAAACATGATCACAATTACTACTGGACAACCAACGATGTGGCCGTCCGAGAAGGTACGCCGTCTAGTAGTCCATAGTAGTAGCAGTAACAACACCCAGCACCACCAACAAAGACCAAATTATTGCTTTGACCACCTTCGGTCGTTCGTTACTGTTGGATCCACGGACCCGGTACTATCCAAAATGTTGTTATCTGAAATTTCAAGGAATAGTAAGCTGTTAAAGGTTTTGGATTTGAGTGACCAAGAGACCCAGGAGGAGTTACCAAATGAGATTTTCAAGATGTTTCACCTCAAGCATCTGAACCTATATGGTACAGGCGTGGAGAGAGTCCCAAAAGCTATTGGGAAGCTTCAACATTTGGAGCATTTGAATTTGGGTAACACCAGAGTTAGGGGATTACCCATGGAAATCCTAAAGCTGCAAAAACTTCGGGTTCTCAGAGGATATCAACTAGTTGATTCTTCAGATCATGATTATGGATCTCACGGATTTAAAGCTCCATCGAATATAGGAGGGCTTCTTGCCCTAGAAATATTAAACTGCGTAGATGCAAGTAGTGGATCCACAATAATCAAGGAGATAGGAAAGCTGACCCAATTAAGAGAATTACGTATTACTAAGTTACGAAGAGAAGATGGAAAAGAGCTTTGCTCCTCCCTTGCCAACATCCCCAGTCTTCGGGAATTAAGCGTTGATTCAATTGGAAAAGGAGTTGATCATGAGATAATCGATTTAAATCATTAtcatccttctctttcttcttcttcttctttgtttcttcaatttcttcgtCTGCTAATTTTGCGTGGCCGCTTAGAAAAGATGCCACAATGGGTAGCTCGTCTTCACGGCTTGGTAAGACTAGATTTGAATTGGAGCGGGTTAAGGGGCGAGGAGGATCCGCTTGAATCCCTCCAACATTTGCCCAATTTGAGTAAAATTAATTTCTGTGGATCTTACCAGGGAGAAGGGTTGTGTTTCAAGGCTGGAGGGTTCCTAAATCTGAAGTGGATGCACTTAAAGAGATTGGAAGGGTTGagatggatgagagtggagaagGGTGCATTGCCTCGTCTACAAATACTATCTCTGCAACTACTTCCATTACTAGAGGAGTTACCATTGGGTATTCAGCATTTGATCCAGCTTCAACGGCTGTATTTGTATGAGATGAGTTCTCAATTGAGAGAGAAGCTGTTAGAGAATCAGAAGGAAGAAAGTGAAGATTACACAAGAATCGCTCACATTCCTGAAATTCTCATTGGTTACTATACAGATGATGGGGAATGGAGACGCCGCAGCCTGTGGgcgaaggagaagaagaagaagaaaacataA